The Clupea harengus chromosome 5, Ch_v2.0.2, whole genome shotgun sequence genomic sequence tgtgtgtgtgtgtgtgtgtgtgtgtgcagataaaGGTGTGGACAGCCAACCCTCAGCAGTTTGTGGAGGACGAGGATGACGACACCTTTTCCTACTCCGTCAGAATATCAGCACAAGACCTGCTACTGGTGAGCTAACtgtcgtgcgtgcgtgtgtgtgtgtgtgtgtgtgtgtgtgtgtgtgcgcgcgcgcgcttcCTTTGGGCAGAGAGGATGTTGCCTGTCTGTATtccactaagtgtgtgtgtgtgtgtgttggtctccaGGCAGTAGCAGCGGAGTTCCAGAATGAGAGCGCTGCGGCCCTCGCTGCTGCCGCCACCAGACACCTGCAGGAGGCCGACCAGGCCAGGAACAGTGGCAACGAGCACtggtacacgcacacgcacacgcacacgcacacgcacacgcgcccTCACATTCATCTGCAGGAGGCCGACCAGGCCAGGAACAGTGGCAACGagcactggtacacacacacacgcacacacacacgcacacacacacgcacacacacacacgcgccctcACATTCACGGTACGTGTCCACGGCATGTGatatcgtgctgctctcattgggatagaatggatgcgatttgctgcatactgaggaaaaaatcgtgtctgctgcctgcaaaaagtTGGGCttgctttaactttatgcaaatgagtgcgatttgctgcatgctgagagccaatcagttcggcgtgtgtgttatttggaagccaacgtagttcataggggcgggagtaatcaaaaatatcgaaacaagatggcggcgtctcgggactctgttactgggaaatattgtatgtgaataaaggttatctacaggactttttatatgtctaatcgactcggtttgttgtttatatgctacacgaatgctgtgaggtcaaacagaatattgtaggtcttgaactcaagctctcgactattactgttagcttgccgctaacactttaaccaaaaacccattggaacacatagtggctagctagctagctgctaataagttacctATAACGtttaattgattgttgtttactttgcacatgagcaCATTTTGGGACGAATGACCCAATCCAATATTAGCGACCTCAGTCACTACGCGGAGTTTGAGTATCTAATCATGTATTTAATGATGACTTTATTGACAGCACAAAACTGTGGGTGCTTCCAACATAACCGCGAGCGCTAAAAAGCAAAGCCCACCTGGCTATCCCTACCAAAGCCCAACTTTGCTACAGCCAAACATGATTTTCCTGACCACGCCCCCCATGCGACTTTACGCATAGCGATTTAACGCATGTcatttgtgccgtggacacgTACCGTCATCTGCAGGAGGCCGACCAGGCCAGGAACAGTGGCAACGagcactggtacacacacacacacacacacacacacacacacattcatctgcAGGAGGGAGAGCAGGCCAGGGTCAGACACTGACCACTTAAGCACACAGAATGGTTGCGTGCTtaaatggtacacacacacatacacacacgcacacggttAAATGGTAAATGTTTGACCATGACCTTGACTGTTTACTTTACCTATCAATGTGTAGTTGCACTAGAAATAGAAGAGATGTTTGCACAGAACTACGAGCTAAAGTATAGTGTTCTAtaaccacgtgtgtgtgtgtgtgtgtgtgtgtgtgtgtgtgtgtgtgtgtgtgtgtgtgtgtgtgtgtgtgtgtgtgtgtgtgtgtgtgtgtgtgtgtgtgtgtgcgcgcgccgtCAGGTGGAAGATCCACGAGGCGTGTATGCTGGCCCTGGGCTCGGTGAAGACCATCATCACAGAGAACGTGAAGAACGGACGGGTTCAGTTTGACATGCACGGCTTCCTTGCCAATGTCATCCTCGCTGACCTCAacctgccaggtgtgtgtgtgtgtgtgtgtgtgtgttcatggacaCTGCAGGGTAAGGTTAGACTATTAGATTtgttatgaagtgtgtgtgtgtattgacttGTCAGGAATGTTGAACTCATTCTTGTtttcctctgcatctctctctctgtctctctgtctctctctccccctctccctccctctcccctctccccctctctccctctctctctccctccgtccccacctctctccagcGGCGTCTCCCTTCCTGCTGGGTCGTGCTCTGTGGGCGGCGAGTCGCTTCACGGCGGCCATGTCTCCTGAGCTCATCCAGCAGTTCCTCCAGGCCACCGTCAGCGGTCTCCATGAGAACCAGTCTCCCTCCGTCCGCATCTCTGCCGTGCGCGCCATCTGGGGGTGAGACACGCCCCCTGGGCTTAGCCTATCAGGGCTCTAGACACGTCCACTGGGCTTAACCTATCAGGGATCTCAGACACGCCCCCTGGGCTTAACCTATCAGGGATCTCAGACACGCCCACTGGGCTTAACCTATCAGGGCTCTAGACACGCCCACTGGGTTTAACCTATCAGGGCTCTAGACACGCCCACTGGGTTTAACCTATCAGGGCTCTAGACACGCCCCCTGGGCTTAACCTATCAGGGATATCAGACACGCCCCCTGGGCTTAACCTATCAGGGATCTCAGACACGCCCACTGGCCTTAACCTATCGGCTCTAGACACGCCCACTGGGCTTAACCTATCATGGATCTCAGACACGCCCACTGGGCTAAACCTATCAAGGATCTGACACGCCCACTAGGCTTAACCTATCAGGGATCTGACACGgccatgtaggtgtgtgtgtggggtgtaggtgtgtgtggtaggtgtgtgtgtgtgtgtgagggatgttggtgtgtgtgagggatgttggtgtgtgtgggatgtaggtgtgtgtgtgtgtgtgtgaggggtgttggtgtgtgtgggatgtaggtgtgtgtgtgggatgtaggtgtgtgtgaggggtgtaggtgtgtgtgtgtgtgtgtgtgtgggatgtaggtgtgtgtgtgtgtgtgtgtgtgtgtgtgggatgtaggtgtgtggtaggggtgtgtgtgtgtgtgtgtgtgtgtgagggatgtgtgtgtgtgtgtgagggatgtaggtgtgtgtgaggggtgtaggtgtgtgtgtgtgtgtgtgtgtgagggatgtaggtgtgtgtgtgtgtgtgagggatgtaggtgtgtgtgtgtgagggagtaggtgtgtgtgtgtgtgtgtgaggggtgtaagtgtgtgagggagtaggtgtatgtgtgagggagtaggtgtgtgtgtgtgtgaggggtgtaggtgtgtgtgaggggtgtaggtgtgtgtgagggtgtaggtgtgtgtgtgtgtgtgtgtgtgtgtgagggatgtaggtgtgtttgtgagggatgtaggtgtgtgtttgtgagggatgtaggtgtgtgtgtgtgagggagtaggtgtgtgtgtgtgtgtgagggatgtgtgtgtgtgtgaggggtgtaggtgtgtgtgagggatgtagatgtgtgtgtgtgtgtgagggatgtaggtgtgtgtgagggagtaggtgtgtgtgtgtgagggagtgttgttgtgtgtgtgtgtgtgtgtgtgagggagtgtgtgtgggagtaggtgtgtgtgtgtgaggggtgtaggtgtgtgtgtgtgtgtgtgtgtgtgtgtgtgtgtttgagggatgtaggtgtgtgtgtgtgagggagtaggtgtgtgtgtgtgtgtgggatgtgtgtgtgtgtgggatgtgtgtgaggggtgtaggtgtgtgtgagggatgtaggtgtgtgtgtgtatgtgagggatgtaggtgtgtgtgagggagtaggtgtgtgtgtgtgtgtgagggagtgtgtgtttgtgtgtgtgaggggtgtaggtgtgtgtgagggagtaggtgtgtgtgtgtgtgtgtgtgtgaggggtgtaggtgtgtgtgagggagtaggtgtgtgtgtgtgtgtgtgaggggtgtaggtgtgtgtgagggagtaggtgtgtgtgtgtgtgtgtgtgtgtgtgtgtgtgtgtgtgagggagtaggtgtgtgtgagggaagtaggtgtgtgtgtgtgtgtgtgtgtgtgtgtgtgtgtgagggatatgtgtgtgtgtgaggggtgtaggtgtgtgtgaggggtgtaggtgtgtgtgtgtgtgtgtgaggggtgtgtgaggtgtgtgtgtgtgtgtgaggggtgtgtgaggtgtgtgtgagggatgtgtgtgtgaggtgtgtgagggatgtaggtgtgtgtgtgtgtgtgtgagggatgtaggtgtgtgtgaggtgtgtgtgagggatgtcggtgtgtgtgtgtgtgtgtgtgtgtgtgtgtgaggtgtgtgtgagggatgtcGGTGTGCTGATGGCCTGGGTTCTGCTGTAGGTACTGTGATCAGCTGAAGCTGTCGGACAGCACCCACGTGCTGCAGCCCTTCCTGCCAAACGTTCTGGACGGCCTGGTCCAGCTGGCGGCTCAGTTCAGCTCAGAGGTTCTGACCCTCGTCATGGAAACGCTCTGCATCGTCTGCACCGTAGACCCCGCCTTCACCACCAGCGCAGAGAACAAGATCTGTCCCCTCACCATCGCCATCTTCCTTAAATACAGCaacggtaaacacacacacacacacacacacacacacacacacacaccacacacacacacacggcaacaacacacacacacatggcaaacacacacatggcaaacacgcacacacacacacacacacacacacatagcaaacacacacacacggcaaacacacactcacacacacacacctctacaaccTGCCCTGTCACATCAGGGGCCAATAGCAATATCTGCCCCCTTACCACATCTGTCTTACTGTGGGGAaccacctgtctcccccccccataGACCCGGTGGTGGCGTCCCTGGCGCAGGACATCTTTAAGGAGCTGGCTCAGATCGAGGCGTGTCAGGACCCCATGCAGATGCGCCTCATCCCCACCCTCGTCAGCATCATGCAGGCCCCCCCAGACAAGATCCCCTCCGGGCTCTGTGCGGTGAgacctcctcctgtgtgtgtgtgtgtgtgtgtgtgtgggagggggcaAAGGCTTGTCACCTGACAAAACTCTGAAATTAAGGGAAGAGATCTAACTTGCGGCGTTCCGAGTAGCCAGTCGGCCTGTGTGTCCGCTTCTTATATATCAAGTATTGGAGTCTTGTGCTGTTGATCTCACCCCccatctctgcctcctcttaGACGGCCATTGACATCCTGACGACGGTGGTGCGCCACACCAAACCTCCGCTGTCCCAGATGCTCGTGTGCCAGGCCTTCCCCGTGGTGGCACAGTGCACCCTCCGCACCGACGACAACACTACCATGCAGGTGAGACAGGGGGCGCCGAGCACAGCAGTCTCCTGGGAGtttgtgctggagtgtgtgatgggtggaGATTGCTATCGAATAACAAACAGTATAATGGAGTCCTATTCATAACAGCACCATGTTCCCGTTCATAACAGCACCATGTTCTCATTCATAACAGCACCATGTTCTCATTCTCGTTCAAAAACAGCACCATGTTCCCGTTCATAACAGCACCATGTTCTCATTCATAACAGCACCATGTTCTCATTCATAACAGCGCCATGTTCCTTGTGCACTTGTTAGCATCCATAGGAATAAGCGTCATCAACATGAAAGAAGGTTGCTTGTTCCCATTCCACTCCTGCTGCTGTTTATTGAGTATCTCACTCCTAGAGGCACTTTATTCATCATGTACATCTCCTGCATGTACAGGACCTAGTTTTAGATCTCTGTCAGTCTAGAGCACATAGGTCCTAtacttggctgtgtgtgtagattgctgtccctgacccttgacctatctctctctctctgcctctccctctctcctctctctctctctctctctctcccctctctccctccctccccctctctccctccctctctctctctctctccctctctctctctctctctctctccctctccctctctctctctctgcctctctctccctctccctctctctctctctctctctcactctctgtcctgTAGAACGGGGGTGAGTGTTTGCGTGCGTACGTGTCTGTGGCGCTGGAGCAGGTAGGGTCGTGGCAGGACGAGCAGGGCCACAGCGGTCTGTGGTACGTCATGCAGGTGGTCAACCAGCTCCTGGACCCGCGCACGTCCGAGTTCACCGCCGCCTTCGTGGGCCGGCTGGTGTCCACGCTGATCTCGCGCGCCGGCACGCAGCTGGGCGAGCAGCTGGACCAGATCCTCAGGTCCATCCTCAGCAAGATGCAGCAGGCAGAGACGCTCAGCGTCATGCAGGTGAGTCGCCAGCAGGGGGAGACACAGAGCCCAAACCCTCTCACCAGCAGGGGGCTACACAGAGCCCAAACCCTCTCACCAGCAGGGGGCGACACAGAGCCCAAACCCTCTCACCGGGCCACCAGTATGGCTTACAGAGGGTTAAGGCCGATTCATACTTCGGCAATTTCAGataaacgcacatacacaagctttttcaccccttgcaaGCCCCTTGCAAGCTTTTTCACACCTTGCGTGCGTCGACCCCTTTTTCTATCCACGCGTCAAAAATCTACACAAGCCTATACAAGCctgcaaggctgtgattggtctgctggTCTGATGACTACATCCTTTctggagtctcacatttccggttttcatagcgtaataccgccatttttaaaagccaagtTAAACCCAAGAAGAATTTGAATCATTGTCACGTCCCTGTCTAGGGCTTTAGAACGTGACAAAGTTTCGGCATAAGAAACGGACAGACAATGGAATCCGAATCAccgtgcatttatttacaagtgAATAAAGATATAACGACCGCTCAAAAAATAACGCATCAGGCAAACACCAGGCCCTGAGAACAGGCCTCCGCAGCCTGACGCTCTCTCCCGACCTCTCACTCCGGTGAGTAGCGCACCCGACGGTAGTGGCGCGGGCGAGGCCCGAGGCTAGGTTTCGCGGCAGCGAGGTCCAAGTGGCGAGACAGCCAACCAAAAAGCAGCAATCCCCAAAGCACGGCCCAGGGTGATGTAATCCGCCTGCTTTTAAAAGGGCCGGGACTTCTAACCGTCCAATTGAATCAGCCCCCCAATCAGCTGCGCGCCAACCCGCCTGTAAAACACATAaagcacaacagaaacacaggcaagaTTACATACTAAGATGCACAGGGTCGTAACAATCATGAATAAACAATAGTGTGTGTCCGATGGAATGTGGATCAGGccaatttttctgtccgagcccgccCGCGTCTGACAGAATAGTGATCGagcccgacagccattcaaatatattgtccaaACCCACCGGAGCCCGAcagagtcaatgtctcaactgttcatatgacaggttttttttatgaatatcctgcagactgtctcacaaacttattcttgttgattatgaacaaacataacagaagaggtccgaagatatgagcacatTTACAACCCCTCTTTAAACACGTAGgctataaggacgttcaaatgacCGCAAATTCATGGGGAGAATAGGCTACTATCCCATTTGCAGGAGACTTCACTTGCACAACAATCggggcatatttgtcaaacgccgTAAAAGATCCTGCTCTGATCTATTCCCATTCCcctactgaatattctgtttagaatCAAGGTTTGTTTCGAACATACCgttgatatttcagatgatagaacagttgaaatgaatgcatgaaatCGGAGGATTAAAGATGAGACGTGAAGGGTGGTCCCACAAATCCACATAAATTGCAACATACTACCTTCTCAGAGGCTATTGTCCGACGATAGTTATGTGGTatgccactgtgttgacatacaactttaactgtgatgtgtttttgttttcatttcgcaacttatttactgtataatcaacgatagcaggtgcccgtttgtaaacattccacatttcatttgcttaaaacacgcagcagtaggctactgtcaaatcagctgtcactcggctattacctgaccaatacctttcaaactcggtaatggtattcacaactaatgtgtcccttcattctatcaaatatgatgaagtttGGTATTGCACTCGTGAGGCAACGTGAGTAGAGTTGTGTTCGGTTATTCTGGcgcttctctttctttatctgccacatcccaccctgtaacctgttgctccattatacattatacattataggagcaagaccattatatcctacaacactgtattaacattagatgggggaccggggatgaaaatgtgacctggaatcatAGTGCGGACATTTTTTGATTGACGTTGGCGAatttaattgcagcgggacaactTACCGGACTTTTACCAGGAGCAGGAAAGTGGCGTGAAAGGCCAATATTGACGTtaggatacatttgtgacacgaaatacaaaggttggcgattCAGTAGGCTACAAGTGGCAAAAAAGgacagctgatccaccaaaaaatcaacctaaaaAGAAAATTGACATGCTTGGTTGGTCAGTTAATCAGTCTAGAGAGGCacataaccgaacaaaactctactgACGCTTTGCCTCACGTAATACATAAtaacatatgccgtttaatcatattaggtagaatgaaggacaaattagttgtgaatatcaaccgagtttgaaaggtagccTATGGTCAGGTAatagagtgacagctgattttcttttttgatttgacagtagcctacatcaaaTGTGGAATATTTACAAACGGGCACATGCTGTCTTGGATattacagtaaataagttgccgaaatgaaacaaaaacacatcacagtttaaAATTGTATTAGGTAGTATTGAattgatatgaatggatgacatgaagtggcgaaaaaatgaatatgaaagtatgtGAATTAGCGCGgcgttctctccaaacagaCGCAGTCAAAGTTTTTTTAATGACATCCTCTGAGAATGTAGTATGTTGCAATTTATCTGATTTCTTTGCAGATACATAAatggttccccaagggttgtgcgtgttgcaaagcaattgcCAGAACTGTAGGTTTTATTTTGAGTGAAGTAAGCAtatttattgcagcgggacaaaggaaaaaaaacttaccggagcatgaaagtgtagtgggcgaaagccttgatgttatgaatacatgtgttacacgaaatacaaaggttggtgataggtgaaaattcaccctagttacctcagaaCTCCGGAGCTTgtcaatcagtatatttattcaacaagaacaattgcaattgggctcactcacaacacaaggatgaaagtgagcGATTTCACAAACATCGCACAGAGTTTATATACTTagatttatctaatgctgacgccgTATGTGTTTAACAATCATATTCAAAACAAGGTTCTCGTCCGAGCTTCTTGTGTTTTCTCAGGGTCGAGAAATCAATCagtggcgccagttaatcaaagttacacatatacacaggaacacagaaaagccatgtcactgttaagagaaaagcatataagatacttattaaaacaaggcacttgattcatatattattAACAGTAATATATGAATCatattaacagtgtttggtaattatctccatcagttggCAATTCAATagcagtggcgaaaaagacagatcacatgatgcagaagttcgtttattgatacatCTTTTAATGatggccacagcgctttaaaacgacatgTTTATAAGTTAAATTATTCGAAGGTGAAAGATAGAaagcgagagaatcgccaggtgtacctgggaagtggagttaacacacatagcctacataatgagaaggtacacctggcgattctctcgccttttatctttcacttttgtatgtaacttataaacacgtcgttttaaagcgctgtggctgtccttaaaatatgtgtcaataaacgaacttctacatcatgtgaagcaggCATGTTGACTTCAcatcttattaagatattttaaatatgaaatgttcaATGCCCTATCGTGCTGATGGCTGACTTGAGCCCTAGtatgatttctaaatatttgtcgaaGACGGCCTGGCTGGTCGGGTCCAgttggaagaggtgaggagatatgaacatttatacAACCCCAATGATCTCGGTTGCCATCATTCACTTTGTGTGTGGACAACAAGAcctggtaaataaacaaaccaacgacttccacacacaaagacctcaTTCTCTATgtcgtcttcgacaaaaaacgttactcatagttagtcatgtcatccattcatatcgatgtgaatcaatcaatactaataaaaCTTAAACTGTGATGCGTTTTTGTTTCATTCCGCAATTTATTTAGTGTATAATCCATAGCAGCTGCCTTAAAACACaacgttttttttccattgtccTGCTGCAATTAATACCCCGACGTCCGAGCCCGACCTGAGCCCTTGtatgatttctaaatatttgtcgaaCATGGCCCGGCTGGTCGtcgggagaggtgaggagatatgGACATTTAAGGCTATACAACCCCAACAACTCCATCATCTGTCGGTTGCCAtccttgactgtgtgtgtggacaacaagacctggtacataaacaaaccaacgacttccacacacaaagacgtcattctctatgtcgtcttcgacaaaaaacgttactccacctattgttctggcggtgaattgctttgcaacacgcgcAACCCTTTTAGGAACTATGAATTGAAACGAGTAAATTTACACAACAATTACACAACGATTTACACAACGATTTACGCTGTTGCAGAAGTATGCGCGGGCCTTTAGGGTGAGCAGCACACAACACTGGACAAGAGTTCTTTACATAATTCATCCACTCCAGCAGTCTTTAATGGTAGTCTTACACCATTACACAGACTTTTACTTGTGGTATTTATGTGGTAGTTCTGGTATTTTGTTACTCTGTATAATTATTGTGTTGCTTACTTTCTGATATCATCATTGACATCGTCATTGTTTGACCAAGCTTGTAGTCACGTCAGTAATGGTGTTTATGTGAGATCTTTGATCATGGTGTTTATTTGCAGTCTTTGatcattttattgtttattttattgtttatttgatcactgtgtttatttgatcacAGTGTTTATTTGATCACTGTGTTTATTGATCATGGTGTTTATTTGATCATGGTGTTTATTGATCACAGTGTTTATTTACAGTCTTTGATCATGGTGTTTATTGATCACAGTGTTTATTTGCAGTCTTTGATCACAGTGTTTATTTGCAGTTTTTGATCATGGTGTTTATTGATCACGGTGTTTATTTGCAGTCTTTGATCACGGTGTTTATTGATCACAGTGTTTATTGATCACAGTGTTTATTTGCAGTCTTTGATCACGGTGTTTATTGATCACTGTGTTTATTTGCAGTCTTTGATCATGGTGTTTGCACACCTGGTCCACTCCCAGCTGGAGCCGCTGCTGGAGTTCCTGTGCAGTCTGCCCGGCCCCACAGGAAAACCCGCCCTGGAGTTCGTCATGGCCGAGTGGATGAGCAGACAACACCTTTTCTACGGCCAATACGAGGGCAAagtcaggtgagacacacacacacacacacacacacacacacacacacattcttccagCAAAGTCaggtcacacaaatacacacacacacaaattcttcCAGCAAGGTtggatgagacacacacacacacacacacacacacacgcacacacacattcttccagCAAAGTCaggtcacacaaatacacacacacacacacacacaagcttccaGCAGTCCAGGAGTCTGTAACGCCAAAGATGGTGGATGTGTAACATGAAGCCCTGCCCTGTATTATCaagagccaatcagattgtCGAAAAAGGCAGTACTGCCCACctgaacattttatttatttctaccGTTACTATAGCAATAGCTGTGCATGCGCAGTCAGTAGGCCAATCAACCCTAAAAATAAAGTGTATTTATTCTGACAGACTGACATAAACGGCATAAAAATGAAAGATGGTCGATTTAAACGGTGATTCCAACTATGTACTcttaatgtctgtttgaccatcgTATGTGGAGTTATGggtctctccccattcatttagatagcagcctgatctctccccattcatttaggtAGCAtcctgatctctcccattcatttagatagcatcctgatctctcccattcatttagatagcagcctgatctctcccattcatttagatagcagcctgatctctcccagtCATTTAGATagcagcctgatctctcccattcatttagatagcagcctgatctctcccagtCATTTAgacaggagcctgatctctccccattcatgtaGATagcagcctgatctctcccattcatttagatagcagCCTgatctccccattcatttagatagcagCCTGATCTTGTTTGTGGCGAGGCTAACCTATaaggacattaacacacacacacacacacacacacagacaggacactcATCAGTGTGTTGTTGCTCCTCCCTGCAGCACGGTGGCGCTGTGTAAGCTGCTGCAGCACGGACTCAACACCAACGACAAGCGGCTGCACGACATCATCGTCAAGGGAGATGAGATCTTCAACCAGGACGAGGGCATTCGCACACGCTCCAAATCAGCAAAAAGTAAGGGCacgtctcagacacacacacacacacacacacacacacacacacaccagtgttcacTCCGatcaaaacgtttttttttttaagtgttgtgaaaagCTTGCCTAGAGCATCATGACTCTTCTCTCTTGCTGACTCCCTTATTCTTCCAGACTTTTTACACATTCTCATGCTCTCTTCTatttagacgtgtgtgtgtgtgtgtgtgtgtgtgtgtgtgtgtcaaacccAGACCATTAGACCAACTAGTGCTGTTGGTGACACTACTCTTAAAATGATAGCACACAAGCACGCTTTCCTCTCAGGCtgatttctgcatgtgtgtgtgtgttctctccatcaGATCCAGAGCGCTGGACCAACATCCCGCTGCTGGTGAAGGTCTTTAAGCTGATCGTCAACGAGCTCTCGTCTGTGGTGGAGGCCAATGCCACTCGCACCTCCGCTGCCGACTGGACCCAAggtggcgcgcacacacacattcagacacacacacacacacacacattcagacacaccaCTGTATTTCACATGTCATTCCAACATGAGTGTTGTAGCAAAGGGAACCATGGAAACAAGGTGGTTGAGACAGAGTTGAGTAGGTACTGAGACTCACCCAGAGCacacttaatgtgtgtgtgtgtgtgtgtgagaattgagACACACTCAATGTGTAATcccagtgtttgtgttcctctgtgacGACAACCGATTACAaacagattgttgtgtgtgtgtgtgtgagtgaaaatgaAGTCTAGTCagatgacagagagatgggCACTATGCAGGGGCAACCGAATACAGGGGAGAGATGGGCATTAGTGCTTAACAGCCAGGCCCTCAACATCTGTGAAGGCATGCATGACAATTCAACTATACTAACTCATActgactcactgtgtgtgtgtgtgtgtgtgtgtagaatcagGAGGGATGTGGGAGGATCAGGAGGAgcaagaggaagatgatgacgatgatgaaggcCTGCATGGACAGCTGCTCTCAGACCTCATCTCCGCCAATAAATATGgtaatacaacacacacacacacacacacacacacccatcacaacacacaccacaacacacacacacaca encodes the following:
- the ipo9 gene encoding importin-9; translated protein: MAGMSASGPGPAAAAGPVQQGLKEALIETLTAILSPVQEVRAAAEEQVKVLEVTEEFGVHLAELTVDAQGALAIRQLASVILKQYVETHWCSQSEKFRPPETTDRAKVAIRELLPAGLREAISKVRSSVAYAVSAIAHWDWPEAWPQLFTLLMDMLMSGDVNAVHGAMRVLTEFTREVTDTQMPLVAPVILPEMYKIFTMAEVYSIRTRSRSVEIFTTCANLICAIEEVEKGAAKTLIFPVVQQFTEAFVHALQMPDGLSSDSGLKMEVLKAVTALVKNFPKPMVSSMQQILPIIWTTLTESASFYVRTEVNYTEEVDDPVDSDGEVLGFENLVFSIFEFVHTLLENNKFKSTVKKALPELIYYIILYMQITEDQIKVWTANPQQFVEDEDDDTFSYSVRISAQDLLLAVAAEFQNESAAALAAAATRHLQEADQARNSGNEHWWKIHEACMLALGSVKTIITENVKNGRVQFDMHGFLANVILADLNLPAASPFLLGRALWAASRFTAAMSPELIQQFLQATVSGLHENQSPSVRISAVRAIWGYCDQLKLSDSTHVLQPFLPNVLDGLVQLAAQFSSEVLTLVMETLCIVCTVDPAFTTSAENKICPLTIAIFLKYSNDPVVASLAQDIFKELAQIEACQDPMQMRLIPTLVSIMQAPPDKIPSGLCATAIDILTTVVRHTKPPLSQMLVCQAFPVVAQCTLRTDDNTTMQNGGECLRAYVSVALEQVGSWQDEQGHSGLWYVMQVVNQLLDPRTSEFTAAFVGRLVSTLISRAGTQLGEQLDQILRSILSKMQQAETLSVMQSLIMVFAHLVHSQLEPLLEFLCSLPGPTGKPALEFVMAEWMSRQHLFYGQYEGKVSTVALCKLLQHGLNTNDKRLHDIIVKGDEIFNQDEGIRTRSKSAKNPERWTNIPLLVKVFKLIVNELSSVVEANATRTSAADWTQESGGMWEDQEEQEEDDDDDEGLHGQLLSDLISANKYDDDYYEDDDEDDPDALKDPIYQIDLQAYLTDS